A section of the Carassius carassius unplaced genomic scaffold, fCarCar2.1 SCAFFOLD_98, whole genome shotgun sequence genome encodes:
- the pop1 gene encoding ribonucleases P/MRP protein subunit POP1, with protein sequence MTGAKDRMREKKMKNQPRNVTYTSSGRGTGRGQGSQACGWVRGHQPGGHSYSQDLPKYITASYFAKARAAEVNAMLKAVSKPAGSCHVFNALPKHMRRRAMSHNTKRLPSRLREGAQRLAERSHRAAEKEKKQLPRSRSRRARRRHGNLLLEFNRRQRKNKWLETHIWHAKRFHMQKTWSYCLPLKPTAKSFRASYRAMNTHALLQDLSYFCCLELQGSEEQMLRALARLTSKQTGPTFAAASCLSGARQGSVHLYKADQFPQGCLGPADFLWRPRVPDASDRQLWIWIHPDLKQDVLSELQLVCQCSESVSVSEESGPAVERPAGRKRKRDEDDAEQPSKRLLGDGTRPAGAPVRWQSPDTAITISDLTMEIVRYRLIGPLAHVVLTDTLQPASEEPCDAVSLHQQQTDVFQLLRGVCSTAELPAGCVLGLTVDDPRLTLPQKRGKSVPDLQQSAEDDRLRDLTLTGVAAHCSQSALWDTSARERVTHNRLSEQELNRMRSELLVPGSRLSADRQAAVPLLLVHQGGRVRGEERLHWGSGWDLLLPKGWGMAFWVPLVYRGVRVGGLHMSVKHSQFMGQPHFPQDYPDCPAGVRFQSEQEAELLEKFKRRPPSKRTNYIKHGCLAPFRCPWQQLTEEWEELVNLSTETASCCRTRASDFTVLRSLKALRRLSAWTRPPSRRNSSPLTHATAAALQQECGPSLLWVRLRLLGKGQPALHAMVCAPTTSDLQLLLQDPHSSGPQEPRHKDHLKHLRQHKTSPEEPARAVRGVFPAPLPSVLSHCSRLTLGWVTQGDFSLAAGCGEALAFISVSGLLHTILEQPQEQRGLVLLRNPSSLQYRFARISIDV encoded by the exons CCTCTTACTTCGCTAAAGCGCGCGCTGCTGAAGTGAACGCGATGCTGAAGGCCGTCAGTAAACCTGCAGGCAGCTgccacgtcttcaacgctctGCCGAAGCACATGCGCAGACGAGCCATGAGCCACAACACCAAGAGACTGCCGAGCCGTCTGCGAGAGGGAGCTCAGAGACTG GCCGAGCGAAGTCATCGTGCAGCAGAGAAGGAGAAGAAGCAGCTGCCCAGAAGCAGGAGCCGTCGAGCGCGTCGCAGACACGGGAACCTGCTGCTGGAATTCAATCGCAGACAGAGGAAGAACAAATGGTTGGAGACGCACATCTGGCACGCCAAACGCTTCCACATGCAGAAGACGTGGAGCTACTGTCTGCCGCTCAAACCCACAGCGAAGAGCTTCAGAGCCAGCTACAGAGCCATGAACACACACGCCCTGCTGCAG gATTTGTCCTATTTCTGCTGTTTGGAGCTTCAAGGATCTGAGGAACAGATGCTGCGAGCCCTCGCTCGACTCACCAGCAAacaaacag gtCCCACATTCGCAGCGGCGTCGTGTCTCTCAGGTGCTCGTCAGGGCAGTGTCCATCTGTACAAAGCGGATCAGTTTCCTCAAGGCTGTCTGGGTCCTGCTGACTTCCTGTGGAGGCCCCGGGTCCCTGACGCTTCAGACAGACAGCTGTGGATCTGGATCCATCCGGACCTTAAACAG GACGTGCTGTCGGAGCTGCAGCTGGTGTGTCAGTGTTCGGAGTCTGTGTCCGTCTCGGAGGAGTCTGGTCCCGCAGTGGAGCGGCCTGcagggaggaagaggaagagagacgAAGATGATGCTGAGCAACCCTCCAAAAGGCTGTTGGGTGACGGGACGCGGCCCGCTGGGGCCCCTGTGCGCTGGCAGTCCCCTGACACCGCCATCACCATCAG TGACCTGACCATGGAGATCGTGCGCTATCGTCTGATTGGTCCGCTGGCCCATGTGGTGCTCACAGACACACTCCAGCCAGCCAGTGAG GAGCCGTGCGACGCGGTGAGCCTCCATCAGCAGCAGACAGATGTGTTCCAGCTGCTGAGAG gaGTGTGTTCGACAGCAGAGCTCCCAGCAGGCTGTGTGTTGGGACTGACTGTAGATGATCCCAGACTCACTTTACCTCAGAAACGTGGTAAATCTGTTCCTGACCTACAGCAGAGCGCAG aGGACGATCGTCTGAGAGATTTGACTCTCACAGGAGTTGCGGCTCATTGCAGTCAGAGTGCATTGTGGGACACGTCTGCTCGAGAGCGTGTGACACACAACCGACTGTCTGAGCAG gagctGAACAGGATGAGGAGTGAGCTGCTGGTTCCGGGTTCGAGGCTGTCAGCTGATCGTCAGGCTGCTGTTCCTCTGCTGCTGGTTCATCAGGGCGGTCGTGTTCGGGGCGAGGAGCGTCTGCACTGGGGCTCCGGCTGGGATCTGCTGCTGCCCAAGGGCTGGGGAATGGCATTCTGGGTCCCTCTG GTGTATCGTGGTGTTCGTGTTGGTGGCCTCCACATGAGTGTCAAACACTCCCAGTTTATGGGTCAGCCTCACTTCCCTCAAGATTACCCAGACTGCCCTGCAGGAGTGCGCTTCCAATCAGAGCAGGAGGCGGAGCTTCTAGAAAAGTTCAAAAG GCGTCCTCCATCAAAACGCACCAACTACATCAAACATGGCTGTTTGGCGCCGTTTCGTTGCCCCTGGCAACAGCTGACGGAGGAGTGGGAGGAGCTAGTGAATCTGAGCACAGAGACGGCTAGCTGCTGCAGAACCAGAGCATCGGACTTCACTGTTCTGAG GAGTCTGAAGGCGTTGCGTCGTCTGTCGGCGTGGACTCGTCCGCCGTCTCGCAGGAACTCCTCACCGCTGACCCATGCGACGGCTGCGGCGCTACAGCAGGAGTGTGGGCCGAGTCTGCTGTGGGTGCGTCTGCGTCTGTTGGGTAAAGGTCAGCCGGCACTGCATGCCATGGTGTGTGCCCCAACGACCTCTGACCTCCAGCTGCTGCTTCAAGATCCACACAGCAGCGGCCCGCAGGAGCCCCGACACAAAGACCACCTCAAACACCTGCGTCAGCACAAAACCAGTCCTGAAGAGCCGGCCCGTGCCGTGAGGGGCGTGTTTCCGGCGCCGCTGCCCAGCGTTCTGTCCCACTGCAGCCGGCTGACTCTggggtgggtgacgcagggagaCTTCTCTCTGGCCGCAGGCTGCGGCGAGGCTCTGGCCTTCATCAGCGTGTCTGGACTCCTGCACACCATCCTTGAGCAGCCGCAGGAGCAGCGTGGCCTCGTTCTGCTGAGAAACCCCTCGTCACTGCAGTACCGCTTCGCTCGCATCAGCATCGACGTATAA
- the LOC132134212 gene encoding NIPA-like protein 2 isoform X2 produces the protein MNTHTHTHTRVERERVPALPSFPFLEKPGAVCLSLYTPCGKDRSRSRMEVYIVGICIVVCGNFLISISLNIQKYTHVRQSQRGTKPYYTSRLWWCGILLMGLGELGNFAAYGFAPASLIAPLSCVSVIASAVISVVFLKETLRASDILGGALALTGTYFLVTFAPHSSPHVTANMVERSLVSWTFLIYFCRNMKHIVIMMILVALLASVTVISVKAVSGMITETIRGSHLQLTYPIFYIMFIIMVISCAFQIKFLNQAMKMFDATEIVPINYVFFTASAVVAGILFYEEFYGLSLIYIIMFVIGCLLAFTGVFLIARARPRIKLDRVFISMAQIPGKSCTDKVQPQSDDSKYGKLAPKLSCNSGIQQDEP, from the exons atgaacacacacacacacacacacacacgggtggagagagagagagtcccaGCACTGCCTTCCTTTCCTTTTCTGGAGAAGCC TGGTGCAGTGTGTTTGTCTCTTTATACACCTTGTGGAAAGGACAGGTCAAGATCCAGGATGGAG GTTTATATCGTAGGGATCTGCATCGTAGTATGTGGAAACTTTCTCATCAGCATCTCCTTGAATATCCAG AAATACACACATGTGCGGCAGTCGCAGCGAGGGACGAAGCCGTACTACACCAGCCGTCTGTGGTGGTGCGGGATCCTGCTGATGGGTTTGGGGGAGCTGGGGAACTTTGCTGCATATGGATTTGCTCCGGCATCACTCATCGCTCCTCTCAGCTGTGTGTCTGTCATCG CGAGTGCCGTCATTTCTGTGGTGTTCCTCAAGGAGACGTTACGGGCTTCAGATATCCTCG GAGGTGCCTTAGCGCTTACCGGCACCTACTTCCTGGTGACATTCGCCCCTCATTCATCACCTCATGTCACGGCCAACATGGTGGAGCGCTCGCTGGTCAGCTGGACCTTTCTGATTTACTTC TGCAggaacatgaaacacattgtgATCATGATGATCTTGGTGGCGTTACTCG CTTCGGTGACGGTGATCTCGGTGAAAGCGGTTTCAGGAATGATCACAGAGACGATCCGTGGAAGTCACCTGCAGCTCACCTATCCCATCTTCTACATCATGTTCATCATCATGGTCATTTCCTGTGCCTTTCAGATCAA GTTTCTGAATCAGGCCATGAAGATGTTCGACGCCACAGAGATCGTGCCTATCAATTACGTTTTCTTCACCGCGAGCGCCGTTGTTGCAG gcattttattttatgaagaaTTTTATGGTTTATCTTTGATATACATCATCATGTTTGTGATCGG GTGTCTGCTGGCATTTACTGGAGTGTTCCTAATCGCGAGAGCTCGTCCCAGAATCAAGCTGGACCGCGTGTTCATTTCAATGGCCCAGATTCCAG GCAAAAGCTGTACAGATAAAGTGCAGCCGCAATCAGATGACAGTAAATATGGAAAACTTGCACCTAAACTCTCATGCAACAGCGGGATCCAACAGGACGAGCCGTAG
- the LOC132134212 gene encoding NIPA-like protein 2 isoform X1: protein MNTHTHTHTRVERERVPALPSFPFLEKPGAVCLSLYTPCGKDRSRSRMEVYIVGICIVVCGNFLISISLNIQKYTHVRQSQRGTKPYYTSRLWWCGILLMGLGELGNFAAYGFAPASLIAPLSCVSVIASAVISVVFLKETLRASDILGGALALTGTYFLVTFAPHSSPHVTANMVERSLVSWTFLIYFMFELILFAILMYLYKCRNMKHIVIMMILVALLASVTVISVKAVSGMITETIRGSHLQLTYPIFYIMFIIMVISCAFQIKFLNQAMKMFDATEIVPINYVFFTASAVVAGILFYEEFYGLSLIYIIMFVIGCLLAFTGVFLIARARPRIKLDRVFISMAQIPGKSCTDKVQPQSDDSKYGKLAPKLSCNSGIQQDEP, encoded by the exons atgaacacacacacacacacacacacacgggtggagagagagagagtcccaGCACTGCCTTCCTTTCCTTTTCTGGAGAAGCC TGGTGCAGTGTGTTTGTCTCTTTATACACCTTGTGGAAAGGACAGGTCAAGATCCAGGATGGAG GTTTATATCGTAGGGATCTGCATCGTAGTATGTGGAAACTTTCTCATCAGCATCTCCTTGAATATCCAG AAATACACACATGTGCGGCAGTCGCAGCGAGGGACGAAGCCGTACTACACCAGCCGTCTGTGGTGGTGCGGGATCCTGCTGATGGGTTTGGGGGAGCTGGGGAACTTTGCTGCATATGGATTTGCTCCGGCATCACTCATCGCTCCTCTCAGCTGTGTGTCTGTCATCG CGAGTGCCGTCATTTCTGTGGTGTTCCTCAAGGAGACGTTACGGGCTTCAGATATCCTCG GAGGTGCCTTAGCGCTTACCGGCACCTACTTCCTGGTGACATTCGCCCCTCATTCATCACCTCATGTCACGGCCAACATGGTGGAGCGCTCGCTGGTCAGCTGGACCTTTCTGATTTACTTC ATGTTTGAACTGATTCTCTTCGCTATCCTGATGTATTTGTATAAGTGCAggaacatgaaacacattgtgATCATGATGATCTTGGTGGCGTTACTCG CTTCGGTGACGGTGATCTCGGTGAAAGCGGTTTCAGGAATGATCACAGAGACGATCCGTGGAAGTCACCTGCAGCTCACCTATCCCATCTTCTACATCATGTTCATCATCATGGTCATTTCCTGTGCCTTTCAGATCAA GTTTCTGAATCAGGCCATGAAGATGTTCGACGCCACAGAGATCGTGCCTATCAATTACGTTTTCTTCACCGCGAGCGCCGTTGTTGCAG gcattttattttatgaagaaTTTTATGGTTTATCTTTGATATACATCATCATGTTTGTGATCGG GTGTCTGCTGGCATTTACTGGAGTGTTCCTAATCGCGAGAGCTCGTCCCAGAATCAAGCTGGACCGCGTGTTCATTTCAATGGCCCAGATTCCAG GCAAAAGCTGTACAGATAAAGTGCAGCCGCAATCAGATGACAGTAAATATGGAAAACTTGCACCTAAACTCTCATGCAACAGCGGGATCCAACAGGACGAGCCGTAG
- the LOC132134215 gene encoding potassium voltage-gated channel subfamily S member 2-like codes for MSVQSACAPEEGAIRINVGGFRRRLLSKRLSRFPETRLARLLGCRSKESILELCDDYDDSENEFYFDRNPALFPYVLHFYNTGRLHVMDELCIFSFSQEIEYWGIDELFLDSCCSGSYHCRMMEPEETDWDDKSEERSTTSSFDEILEFYNDAGKFDKQLLGSVRRRIWLMLDNPGYSIPSRLISIFSILVLLVSIATMCMNSMSEFTQLDADGKPREDLRFELVEHFGIGWFTFELLSRFAVAPDLLHFFKHPLNLIDLVSILPFYLTLVINLVAESSPALANLGRVAQVLRLMRVFRILKLARHSTGLRSLGATLKNSYKEIGLLLLYLAVGVSFFSVMAYTVEKEDNEGLNTIPAGWWWATVSMTTVGYGDVVPGSVVGKLTASACILAGILVVVLPITLIFNKFSLFYKRQKQLETVMRSCNFDGGIKEAPSVNLRNYYAHKVKTLMASLSNMSRSSPSDHSLNMSLH; via the coding sequence ATGAGCGTGCAGAGCGCCTGCGCGCCGGAGGAGGGCGCTATACGCATCAATGTGGGAGGCTTCCGGCGCCGGCTGCTGTCCAAGCGACTCTCTCGCTTCCCCGAGACCAGACTCGCTCGCCTGCTGGGGTGTCGGTCCAAAGAGTCCATCCTCGAACTGTGCGACGACTACGACGACTCTGAAAATGAGTTCTACTTTGACCGCAATCCGGCGCTCTTCCCTTATGTGTTACACTTCTACAACACGGGGCGGCTACACGTCATGGATGAACTCTGCATCTTTTCCTTCAGTCAGGAGATTGAGTACTGGGGCATTGACGAGCTGTTCCTCGACTCGTGCTGCAGCGGCTCCTATCACTGCCGCATGATGGAACCCGAGGAGACCGACTGGGATGACAAGAGTGAAGAGAGGAGCACCACTTCATCTTTTGATGAGATCCTGGAGTTCTACAACGATGCTGGTAAATTTGACAAGCAGCTGCTCGGAAGCGTCCGGAGGAGAATCTGGTTGATGCTGGACAATCCTGGCTATTCGATCCCCAGCCGGCTCATCAGTATCTTCTCCATTCTGGTGTTGTTGGTCTCCATTGCCACCATGTGTATGAACAGCATGAGCGAGTTCACGCAGCTGGACGCTGATGGAAAGCCCCGCGAGGACCTTCGCTTCGAGCTCGTGGAGCATTTTGGAATTGGGTGGTTCACGTTCGAGCTGCTCTCCAGATTCGCTGTGGCGCCAGACCTTCTGCATTTCTTCAAACACCCTCTGAACCTGATCGACCTGGTGTCCATCTTGCCTTTTTATCTGACCCTGGTCATTAACCTGGTGGCGGAGAGCAGCCCAGCACTGGCGAACCTGGGTCGAGTGGCTCAGGTGCTGAGACTGATGAGGGTCTTCCGCATCCTGAAGCTGGCGCGTCACTCCACAGGCCTGCGCTCGCTCGGAGCCACACTCAAGAACAGCTACAAGGAGATTGGCCTGCTGCTGCTGTATTTGGCCGTGGGAGTGTCCTTCTTCTCCGTCATGGCCTACACCGTCGAGAAAGAGGACAACGAGGGATTGAACACCATCCCTGCCGGCTGGTGGTGGGCCACGGTCAGCATGACCACTGTGGGATACGGCGACGTTGTTCCTGGCTCCGTCGTGGGCAAATTGACGGCCTCAGCTTGCATACTCGCGGGAATATTGGTTGTCGTGCTTCCTATCACTTTGATATTTAATAAATTTTCTCTGTTTTACAAGAGACAGAAACAGCTGGAGACCGTCATGCGGAGCTGCAACTTTGACGGGGGAATAAAGGAGGCTCCGTCTGTGAATCTGAGGAATTACTATGCTCATAAAGTCAAAACACTGATGGCCAGTCTGTCCAACATGAGTCGCAGTTCACCCAGTGATCACAGTTTAAACATGTCTCTGCATTAG